In the Babylonia areolata isolate BAREFJ2019XMU chromosome 34, ASM4173473v1, whole genome shotgun sequence genome, one interval contains:
- the LOC143277329 gene encoding uncharacterized protein LOC143277329, producing MWCLWFSWSSCVFFCCVFHLTYGLRLAGCSGDHDAIELTENQSGQQTRCEDIAQNQQIQWALESSGQVTLLARCDSPNQPCENINTAVLTATRDSTSSTATFVFSAGRPGSTASLNGYDVICRPVGGSGVSCPIDTVYSPSSSEVSCSVTTSTRWTITVSCTVSKAYSALNRYRCDFRQGSSTGTSVGKSTYSSAVSSGYTSGTCTSTFPMPTSPGTYTYTVIVYPGVRSVSASGSVTMARPNNDPTITCTTQNGYIPENTALECYCTASDLGQPQGRLRVYRGNTHRVSGNYGNSSVQFEESSVSSADNNAVYRCVLDWATSDSEDRKTTFTLNVAYGPTRADLSDPPVYELHPTQSNNQPLTLTCSAVGVNPGANYSWSGSQCAGITQSTCSFTPTQGDNGDTISCTAVNPITSVGKTSETRTLRIHYPPSSAPVITGYSGQGLYEGNTQTMTCTVHGGNPAVSSVTFTCDSGGQVSGVSSTIQVTASRDNNGWICTCSANWKNKHPSWYTLTDSVTLQVYYPPVPPTIDHRQQKYPFLEGESPTLYCTLPSGADSGNPPAALTFEGQTGSPGQREVSVTLPVLTSADNGRRVVCEANNAFTVYSNTPVTQDRTLQVYYISQTITPLPSNTCTMTSPDTCQVKEGQRVHVSCSADSNPSPATVAWQRGSGSSLDFTADRSLPLTHVCDATTTTVSSDDRLPLRSNITLTVLTTYAAEVSQFTVNNANNVTVSEGDPVTLTCTAVGRPTAAMSIVKEGMTLNSAPQGQVSAVEEATLTYMKDGATCDATGQYRCDVDNGEGQQDAAHLMVFVNCSPRQQEGSPEIPTFLKYKGGSVSAEFPLTMYPAVKNATLNYLGPLSNSTVNRPARDTLYKVQCTATDPSRLYRTTCKLTIRSATRKDKGFYSVTLGNGVGQPFVFLFELDVGGTAVTDLSQSTPSSLAIGITFGVTAAVFIIIISVLVIWMWRRHGVLPCSGTTEQDTDIREMTHSLSALCVMCMN from the exons ATGTGGTGTCTGTGGTTCTCGTGGTCATCCTGTGTTTTCTTCTGCTGTGTTTTTCACCTGACTTACG GTCTACGTCTGGCTGGCTGCAGTGGGGACCATGACGCCATAGAGCTGACAGAGAACCAGTCAGGACAACAGACACGGTGTGAAGACATCGCCCAGAACCAGCAGATACAATGGGCACTTGAGAGCAGTGGACAGGTCACTTTACTGGCGAGATGTGACAGCCCCAACCAGCCATGTGAAAACATCAACACTGCCGTCCTCACAGCCACACGGGACTCCACGTCTTCCACAGCCACCTTTGTGTTCAGTGCTGGACGACCAGGTAGCACTGCTTCTTTAAATGGTTATGACGTCATCTGTCGTCCTGTTGGTGGTTCTGGTGTCTCCTGTCCTATTGACACAGTGT ATTCCCCGTCGTCCAGCGAGGTGTCGTGCAGTGTGACCACCAGCACCAGATGGAccatcactgtgtcctgtactgTCAGCAAGGCTTACTCCGCTCTGAACAGATACCGTTGTGACTTCAGacagggg AGCAGCACAGGAACCAGTGTGGGGAAATCCACGTACAGCTCTGCAGTCAGCAGTGGCTACACCTCTGGTACCTGTACCTCCACCTTTCCTATGCCAACATCACCTGGTACTTACACCTACACCGTCATTGTGTATCCTGGGGTcaggtctgtctctgcttctggcTCTGTCACTATGG CACGGCCAAACAATGATCCAACAATCACCTGCACCACTCAGAACGGCTACATCCCTGAAAACACGGCACTGGAATGTTATTGTACTGCCTCTGACCTTGGTCAGCCTCAAGGACGTCTCCGTGTCTACCGTGGCAACACACACCGTGTCAGTGGTAACTATGGAAACAGCAGTGTGCAGTTTGAAGAGAGCAGCGTCAGCAGTGCAGACAACaacgctgtgtacaggtgtgtgctgGACTGGGCGACTTCTGACAGTGAGGACAGGAAGACCACCTTCACTCTGAATGTGGCCT ATGGTCCTACCCGTGCTGATCTGTCCGACCCACCAGTGTATGAACTTCACCCCACACAGAGCAATAACCAGCCACTGACCTTGACCTGCAGTGCTGTGGGGGTCAATCCTGGTGCCAACTACAGCTGGAGCGGAAGTCAATGTGCTGGAATCACACAGAGCACGTGCAGCTTTACCCCCACACAGGGAGATAATGGTGACACCATTTCCTGCACTGCTGTCAACCCCATCACCAGTGTGGGGAAAACGTCTGAGACACGGACACTGAGGATTCACT ACCCACCCTCCTCAGCACCAGTGATCACTGGCTACAGTGGACAAGGTCTCTATGAAGGAAACACCCAGACCATGACCTGCACAGTGCATGGCGGGAACCCTGCTGTGTCGTCAGTGACCTTCACCTGTGACAGTGGAGGTCAGGTCAGCGGGGTCAGCAGCACCATCCAGGTGACAGCATCACGTGACAATAACGGCTGGATCTGTACTTGCAGCGCCAACTGGAAAAACAAGCATCCATCATGGTACACACTGACAGATTCTGTCACTCTTCAGGTGTACT ATCCTCCAGTGCCACCAACCATAGACCACAGGCAGCAGAAGTACCCGTTCCTGGAAGGGGAATCCCCTACCTTGTACTGCACCTTACCCAGTGGAGCTGACTCTGGAAATCCACCAGCAGCCTTGACCTTTGAAGGTCAGACAGGCAGCCCAGGTCAACGTGAGGTCAGTGTGACCCTGCCAGTGCTGACCAGTGCAGACAATGGAcggcgtgtggtgtgtgaagctAACAACGCCTTTACCGTGTACAGTaacactccagtcacacaggACAGGACCCTACAGGTCTACT ACATCTCACAGACCatcacaccccttccttccaacaCCTGCACGATGACGTCACCTGACACCTGTCAAGTGAAGGAAGGACAGCGAGTTCACGTCAGTTGTTCTGCTGACAGTAACCCTTCCCCAGCGACCGTTGCCTGGCAACGGGGCTCAGGTTCCAGTCTTGACTTCACAGCTGATCGTTCCCTGCCACTGACACATGTGTGTGACGCCACAACAACCACAGTCAGTTCTGATGACCGTCTGCCTCTGAGAAGCAACATCACACTGACGGTGCTGACCACCT ATGCTGCTGAAGTCAGTCAGTTCACTGTGAACAACGCCAACAACGTCACTGTCAGTGAAGGTGATCCCGTGACCTTGACCTGTACAGCTGTTGGCAGACCGACAGCCGCCATGTCCATTGTCAAGGAGGGTATGACACTGAATTCTGCACCACAAGGGCAGGTGTCTGCAGTGGAAGAAGCGACCTTGACCTACATGAAGGATGGAGCCACGTGTGATGCCACAGGACAGTACCGCTGTGATGTTGACAATGGGGAAGGCCAACAAGATGCAGCTCACCTGATGGTGTTTGTGAACT gttcACCTCGACAACAAGAGGGATCCCCAGAGATCCCTACATTTCTAAAGTACAAAGGTGGATCTGTCAGCGCAGAGTTTCCACTCACCATGTACCCAGCTGTTAAGAATGCAACACTGAATTACCTTGGTCCTCTGTCTAACTCCACTGTGAATCGTCCAGCACGTGACACTCTGTACAAAGTGCAGTGCACTGCCACAGACCCCAGTCGCCTGTACAGGACCACGTGTAAACTGACCATCAGAAGCGCAACTCGGAAAGACAAAGGATTCTACAGTGTGACTCTGGGGAATGGGGTTGGACAACCCTTCGTTTTCCTGTTTGAGCTGGACGTCGGTGGAACAG CAGTGACAGACCTTTCCCAGTCCACACCAAGCAGCCTGGCTATAGGGATAACATTTGGTGTGACTGCAGcagtgttcatcatcatcatttctgtccTGGTTATCTGGATGTGGCGTCGACATGGGGTGTTACCTTGTTCTGGAACGACGG AGCAGGACACAGACATCAGAGAGATGACCCACAGcctgtcagctctgtgtgtgatgtgtatgaacTGA